In a genomic window of Thermosynechococcus sp. CL-1:
- a CDS encoding YebC/PmpR family DNA-binding transcriptional regulator, protein MAGHSKWANIKRQKARVDAQKGKTFARLSRAIIIAARHGGGDPAGNFQLRSAIEKAKAAGIPSENIERAIAKGTGTLDSDAPLEEIRYEGYGPGGVAFLIEALTDNRNRTAADLRAAFNKQGGNLGETGCVGWMFEQWGIVTVTAPTDEEAFLEALLAADVETYEILEGVAEVRCPVPALETVSETLKEHGYTVLDTESRWVSMNTVEITDEDTARRVLKLMDALENLDDIQSVATNVTMSDALMEAMYV, encoded by the coding sequence ATGGCAGGTCACAGTAAGTGGGCAAACATTAAACGGCAAAAGGCGCGGGTGGATGCCCAAAAGGGCAAGACCTTTGCGCGGCTATCGCGAGCGATTATTATTGCGGCGCGGCATGGGGGAGGGGATCCAGCGGGCAACTTTCAACTGCGCAGTGCGATTGAGAAGGCAAAAGCCGCGGGGATTCCCAGTGAAAATATTGAGCGGGCGATCGCCAAGGGCACCGGTACCCTCGACAGTGATGCTCCCCTAGAGGAAATTCGCTACGAAGGCTATGGGCCGGGGGGTGTGGCGTTTTTGATTGAGGCCCTCACGGATAATCGCAATCGCACGGCAGCGGATCTGCGGGCAGCCTTTAATAAACAGGGGGGCAACCTCGGCGAAACCGGCTGTGTGGGCTGGATGTTTGAGCAGTGGGGCATTGTTACTGTTACCGCCCCTACAGATGAGGAAGCCTTCCTTGAGGCACTCCTAGCGGCGGATGTGGAAACCTACGAGATCCTAGAGGGGGTGGCTGAAGTGCGCTGTCCCGTGCCTGCCCTAGAAACCGTCAGCGAAACCCTGAAAGAACACGGCTACACTGTTCTCGATACCGAAAGCCGCTGGGTCTCAATGAATACGGTAGAAATCACCGATGAAGATACCGCGCGGCGCGTCCTTAAGCTTATGGATGCCCTCGAAAATCTCGATGATATTCAAAGTGTAGCCACCAACGTCACGATGAGCGATGCCCTCATGGAGGCGATGTACGTCTAG
- a CDS encoding NrtR DNA-binding winged helix domain-containing protein, giving the protein MSASPLPLAEFVVGVDNVIFSVDTDQNRLLVLLVQRQQVPFAGYWSLPGTLVRQGESLEAAAYRTLAEKIRVSNLYLEQLYTFGEPARDPRETTYGKRYLSVSYFALVRFADAELIAVGESPVQWFALSTCPELAFDHSKILAYGHRRLCNKLEYSPVAFDVLPEYFTLNDLYQFYSTVLGANFSDYSNFRSRLLKLGILQDTHQKVIRGAGRPATLYRFDREAFAPLKDKPLVFV; this is encoded by the coding sequence ATGAGCGCCTCCCCTTTGCCCCTTGCGGAATTTGTTGTCGGTGTGGACAACGTCATTTTCTCCGTGGATACGGATCAAAATCGCCTCCTTGTGCTCTTGGTGCAGCGACAACAGGTGCCCTTTGCCGGGTATTGGAGTCTCCCCGGTACCCTCGTGCGGCAGGGGGAATCCCTCGAAGCGGCTGCCTATCGCACCCTCGCGGAAAAAATTCGCGTCAGTAACCTCTATCTGGAGCAACTGTACACCTTTGGCGAACCGGCGCGGGATCCCCGCGAGACCACCTATGGCAAGCGCTATCTGTCGGTGAGTTACTTTGCCTTGGTGCGCTTTGCCGATGCGGAACTGATTGCGGTGGGCGAATCTCCAGTGCAGTGGTTTGCCCTAAGTACCTGTCCAGAACTGGCCTTTGACCATAGCAAAATCTTGGCCTATGGTCACCGCCGCCTCTGCAATAAGCTGGAGTACAGCCCTGTGGCTTTTGATGTGTTGCCTGAGTATTTCACCCTCAATGATCTTTACCAGTTTTACAGCACCGTTTTGGGAGCCAACTTCTCCGACTACTCCAATTTCCGCTCACGGCTTTTGAAACTCGGCATTTTGCAGGATACGCACCAAAAAGTGATCCGCGGCGCGGGCCGACCGGCAACGCTCTACCGCTTCGATCGCGAGGCCTTTGCGCCCCTTAAGGATAAGCCCCTAGTTTTTGTCTAA
- the folK gene encoding 2-amino-4-hydroxy-6-hydroxymethyldihydropteridine diphosphokinase, which yields MAECTDLSISPSDPPLVAIALGSNLGEPLLQLRSAVQVLAQTPGIHVLACSPWYRTTPVGPPQPDYWNGCLIARTQLSPWALLQTLQRIETQFGRQRQEHWGSRTLDLDLLLYGDRVMTTAELTLPHPRLAERPFVLVPLAAIAPHWRHPLLGETIQTLRERVGDAGIIAVLSDDAGETTFATAADRPPPEPR from the coding sequence ATGGCAGAATGCACTGACTTAAGTATATCCCCGTCTGACCCCCCCCTCGTGGCGATCGCCCTCGGAAGCAACCTTGGTGAGCCATTGCTGCAACTGCGCTCAGCCGTCCAAGTGCTTGCCCAAACGCCGGGGATTCATGTCTTAGCCTGCTCGCCGTGGTATCGCACGACCCCCGTAGGCCCCCCGCAACCGGACTACTGGAATGGCTGTCTGATTGCCCGAACGCAACTTTCCCCTTGGGCACTTCTGCAAACGCTGCAAAGGATTGAGACGCAGTTTGGTCGCCAACGGCAAGAGCATTGGGGATCCCGCACGCTTGATCTGGATCTGCTGCTCTATGGCGATCGCGTCATGACCACTGCCGAACTCACCCTGCCCCATCCCCGCTTGGCCGAGCGACCCTTTGTCCTTGTGCCCCTTGCAGCGATCGCCCCCCACTGGCGACACCCCCTACTGGGTGAAACCATCCAAACCCTACGGGAGCGGGTGGGGGATGCGGGCATTATTGCCGTTCTTTCTGACGATGCTGGCGAAACCACGTTTGCAACTGCTGCCGACAGGCCGCCGCCTGAACCCCGCTAA
- a CDS encoding NAD+ synthase: MAVHLWIAQLNPTVGSLKANAQAILTAVQEIRSQHPLDLLITSELALCGYPPKDLLLNRYFVEAIQAELHRLAAALPADVAVLVGTVLANPAAGVKGEKPLYNGAALLKGGQVQQVFAKQLLPTYDVFDECRYFAPGGTENLFTLTTASDQLKIGVTICEDLWNNEQFWGERHYQRNPVAALVAQGADLIVNLSASPYCVGKPKLRQALIEHTARQYGCPLIYANQVGGNDDLIFDGSSLAVNRQGQIVSQAKGFREDYLAVRWEKGDLEPTAIAPAATGEPEEIWQALVLGVRDYARKCGFQQVVIGLSGGIDSALVAAIATAALGNQQVLGVLMPSPYSSDHSITDAKNLAANLGIATQILPIAPLMQTYSEVLAPLFAGTPSGVAEENIQARIRGTLLMAIANKFGHLLISTGNKSELAVGYCTLYGDMNGGLAAIADVPKTRVYELCHWLNQQAAQGHPIPELAIAGAVVIPPHILTKAPSAELKPGQTDQDSLPPYDILDGILVRMIDRHQSDQEIAAAGYDLDLVQRVRRMVQRAEFKRQQAAPGLKVTDRAFGSGWRMPIAAQW; this comes from the coding sequence ATGGCTGTGCATCTGTGGATTGCGCAACTGAACCCCACCGTCGGCAGTCTCAAGGCCAATGCCCAAGCAATTCTCACCGCAGTCCAAGAGATCCGCAGCCAGCACCCTCTGGATTTGCTGATCACCTCTGAACTCGCCCTCTGTGGCTACCCCCCCAAGGATCTGCTCCTCAACCGCTACTTTGTTGAAGCGATTCAAGCAGAACTGCACCGCCTTGCCGCTGCCTTACCGGCTGATGTGGCAGTTTTAGTGGGCACAGTGCTAGCCAATCCCGCCGCTGGCGTCAAGGGAGAAAAGCCCCTCTACAATGGCGCAGCCCTCCTGAAGGGGGGACAGGTGCAACAGGTCTTTGCGAAGCAGTTATTGCCCACCTACGATGTCTTTGATGAATGTCGCTATTTTGCCCCCGGCGGTACGGAGAATCTCTTTACGCTGACGACGGCCAGCGATCAACTCAAAATTGGCGTCACCATCTGTGAAGACCTCTGGAACAATGAGCAGTTTTGGGGAGAGCGGCACTACCAGCGCAATCCGGTTGCTGCATTGGTGGCCCAGGGAGCAGATCTGATTGTGAATCTTTCGGCATCGCCCTACTGTGTGGGGAAACCGAAGTTACGGCAGGCGTTGATTGAACATACGGCTCGCCAATATGGCTGTCCCTTAATCTACGCCAATCAGGTGGGAGGCAATGATGATTTGATTTTTGATGGCAGCAGCTTAGCGGTGAATCGTCAGGGGCAGATCGTTAGCCAAGCCAAGGGGTTTCGTGAGGACTACCTAGCCGTGCGCTGGGAAAAGGGAGACCTCGAACCAACGGCGATCGCCCCTGCAGCCACGGGCGAACCTGAGGAAATTTGGCAAGCCTTGGTTTTAGGGGTGCGCGACTATGCTCGCAAATGTGGCTTTCAACAGGTGGTGATTGGTCTCAGTGGCGGGATTGATTCCGCCTTGGTGGCGGCGATCGCGACGGCAGCCTTGGGCAACCAACAGGTGCTGGGGGTGTTGATGCCCTCTCCCTACAGTTCCGATCACTCGATAACCGATGCTAAGAACTTGGCCGCAAATCTGGGCATTGCCACGCAGATCTTACCGATTGCGCCCCTGATGCAGACCTACAGTGAGGTGCTGGCGCCTCTATTTGCTGGTACCCCCAGTGGAGTTGCCGAGGAAAATATCCAAGCCCGTATTCGCGGTACGCTGCTGATGGCGATCGCCAACAAGTTTGGCCACTTGCTCATTTCCACCGGCAATAAATCCGAACTGGCGGTGGGCTACTGCACCCTCTACGGCGATATGAATGGTGGCCTTGCAGCCATTGCCGATGTGCCCAAAACCCGTGTCTATGAACTCTGCCATTGGTTGAATCAGCAGGCCGCTCAGGGGCATCCGATTCCCGAGCTGGCGATCGCTGGTGCCGTTGTCATTCCCCCCCACATTCTCACCAAAGCCCCCAGTGCCGAACTCAAGCCCGGTCAAACGGATCAGGATAGCCTACCGCCCTACGACATTCTCGATGGCATTTTGGTACGAATGATCGATCGCCACCAGTCAGATCAGGAAATTGCCGCTGCGGGATACGACCTAGACTTGGTGCAGCGGGTGCGCCGCATGGTTCAACGGGCAGAATTCAAACGTCAGCAGGCGGCACCGGGGTTGAAAGTGACCGATCGCGCCTTTGGTTCCGGTTGGCGGATGCCGATTGCCGCCCAGTGGTAA
- a CDS encoding nicotinate-nucleotide adenylyltransferase: MTIALFGTSADPPTAAHGDILQWLSDRYDRVLVWAADNPFKGQQTPLPYRQAMLNLLVRSLNRPNVEHHPELSHPYTIHSVEQVKQQWPDEPLTLVVGSDVLAKLPQWYQAAQLLKQVKLLVLQRPGVIIDPKDWQAVRQLCPQMELANYRGPAVSSTTYRQQRDEQQLLPAIAQYIQQQGLYSQP; the protein is encoded by the coding sequence ATGACGATCGCCCTTTTTGGTACCAGTGCTGATCCACCCACCGCCGCCCACGGGGATATTCTCCAGTGGTTGAGCGATCGCTATGACCGCGTCCTAGTGTGGGCAGCCGATAACCCCTTCAAAGGGCAGCAAACCCCCTTGCCCTATCGCCAAGCCATGCTCAATCTCTTGGTGCGCAGCCTCAACCGCCCCAACGTCGAACACCACCCCGAACTCAGCCACCCCTACACCATCCATTCCGTTGAGCAGGTGAAACAACAGTGGCCCGATGAACCCCTCACCCTTGTGGTGGGCAGTGATGTTCTCGCTAAGCTGCCCCAGTGGTATCAGGCGGCGCAGCTCCTTAAACAGGTGAAGCTCTTGGTCTTGCAGCGTCCCGGCGTCATCATTGACCCCAAGGATTGGCAAGCTGTGCGGCAATTGTGTCCCCAGATGGAACTGGCAAACTATCGGGGGCCAGCGGTCTCCTCGACGACCTATCGGCAACAGCGGGATGAACAACAACTTCTGCCGGCGATCGCCCAGTATATTCAGCAGCAAGGACTCTACTCCCAGCCATGA
- a CDS encoding o-succinylbenzoate synthase encodes MRWQWRVYEELLREPLATAQGIWRSRSGIYLRLEDEQGQVGYGEIAPLPGWGSETLSAAIALCQQLPTHLTPEIIAAIPEDLPAAQFGFATAWQSVSQLPYRLRPWPICALLGSGRAALEQWQQPWQQGQTTFKWKVGVLSPEEEQGILRELLAALPQGAKLRLDANGGWDLATAERWFAWLDRHGNGKIEYVEQPLPPDQWQALLTLAQRVTTPIALDESVVSATELQRWLERGWPGRFVIKPALFGSPERLSVLLRQGLEAQRLVFSSALEGAIARTAIFQCFETWQPCHALGFGVERWRSAPLLTTLADYTAIWDCLDNYGKNYYK; translated from the coding sequence ATGCGCTGGCAATGGCGGGTGTACGAGGAACTCCTTCGAGAACCCTTGGCAACGGCGCAGGGAATCTGGCGATCGCGCTCAGGGATTTATCTGCGCCTCGAAGATGAACAAGGTCAAGTCGGCTACGGTGAAATTGCCCCCCTTCCCGGCTGGGGCAGCGAAACCCTCAGTGCCGCTATTGCCCTGTGTCAGCAACTGCCCACCCACCTCACCCCAGAGATCATTGCCGCAATTCCTGAGGACTTACCCGCCGCCCAGTTTGGTTTTGCCACGGCATGGCAAAGTGTGAGCCAACTTCCCTATCGGCTACGCCCTTGGCCAATCTGCGCCCTTTTAGGCAGTGGTCGAGCCGCCCTTGAGCAGTGGCAGCAGCCTTGGCAGCAGGGGCAAACTACCTTCAAATGGAAAGTCGGTGTCCTGTCCCCAGAGGAGGAGCAAGGGATCCTCAGGGAGCTACTGGCCGCACTGCCTCAGGGGGCTAAATTACGCCTTGATGCCAATGGGGGTTGGGATTTGGCAACTGCAGAGCGGTGGTTTGCTTGGCTCGATCGCCATGGGAACGGCAAAATTGAGTATGTGGAGCAACCGCTACCCCCTGACCAATGGCAAGCCCTATTGACCCTAGCCCAGAGGGTGACAACACCAATTGCCCTCGATGAAAGTGTGGTCAGTGCCACTGAATTGCAGCGTTGGTTAGAGCGCGGCTGGCCGGGACGCTTTGTGATTAAGCCAGCGCTTTTTGGCTCTCCAGAACGCTTGAGTGTCCTGTTGCGTCAAGGTTTAGAAGCGCAGCGGCTGGTCTTTTCCTCTGCCCTCGAAGGGGCGATCGCCCGCACGGCAATTTTTCAGTGCTTTGAAACATGGCAGCCCTGTCATGCCCTTGGCTTTGGCGTCGAACGCTGGCGATCGGCTCCCCTACTGACCACTCTTGCGGATTACACAGCGATATGGGATTGCCTTGACAATTATGGTAAAAATTACTATAAATAA
- a CDS encoding nicotinate phosphoribosyltransferase: MTGFTLAASDYSLLTDLYQLTMVATYAGEDLAGTPASFELSVRRLPRGCTYLVAMGLAQVLEYLQQVQFTPQQIDYLKSLAVFERAPAAFWDLLSHSEFRGDVWAVPEGTVVFAQEPLLRIEAPLWQAQWLETCLLNIVNYQTLVATRASRLRQLVGAEIDLLEFGTRRAFSPQASLWAARSALAAGFTATSNVLAAQQLGVSPTGTMAHSLVMAIATLAGTEQDAFTVFLRYYPEGALLVDTYDTLAAVATLADRQAAGEIIVKAVRIDSGDLLSLSQKIRQLLPQTKIIASGDLDEAEVRRLKAANAPIDAYGIGTKLVSGETVNGVYKLVEINGQGVMKVSSGKMTLPGRKQIYRRPSGDCLALASEENVWGRPLLEPVMKAGRPLSPPESLATIRDRHRASLAELPETLLDVTQPVVYSPALDTLIQQLRHRP, from the coding sequence ATGACAGGTTTCACCTTGGCCGCCAGTGATTACAGTTTGCTGACGGATCTCTACCAACTGACAATGGTAGCCACCTACGCAGGTGAGGATTTGGCTGGGACGCCCGCCAGCTTTGAACTCAGTGTGCGGCGACTGCCCCGGGGATGCACCTATTTGGTGGCCATGGGGTTGGCTCAGGTACTGGAATACCTACAACAGGTGCAATTCACCCCCCAGCAAATTGATTACTTGAAAAGTCTAGCGGTTTTTGAGCGGGCACCTGCAGCATTTTGGGACCTGTTGAGCCACAGTGAGTTTCGTGGGGATGTCTGGGCGGTTCCGGAAGGGACAGTGGTGTTTGCCCAAGAACCCCTGCTGCGGATTGAAGCCCCCCTCTGGCAAGCCCAGTGGCTAGAAACTTGTCTGCTCAATATCGTGAACTACCAAACCCTTGTGGCCACCCGCGCTTCTCGGCTGCGCCAGTTGGTGGGGGCAGAGATTGATCTGTTGGAATTTGGTACGCGCCGTGCCTTTAGTCCCCAAGCGTCCCTGTGGGCAGCACGCTCAGCCCTCGCCGCCGGATTTACAGCCACCTCGAATGTCTTAGCAGCACAGCAGTTGGGGGTTTCCCCCACAGGCACGATGGCGCATTCTCTGGTGATGGCGATCGCCACCCTCGCTGGTACAGAACAGGATGCCTTTACGGTTTTCCTGCGTTACTACCCGGAAGGGGCACTCTTGGTAGACACCTATGACACCCTCGCCGCCGTTGCTACTTTGGCCGATCGCCAAGCGGCCGGGGAAATTATCGTCAAGGCCGTGCGCATTGATTCAGGGGATCTCCTCAGCCTCTCCCAAAAAATTCGCCAGCTCTTGCCCCAAACAAAAATTATTGCCAGTGGGGATCTCGATGAAGCCGAAGTTCGGCGCTTGAAAGCAGCCAACGCCCCCATTGATGCCTATGGCATTGGCACCAAGCTGGTCAGCGGCGAAACCGTCAACGGTGTCTATAAACTAGTGGAGATCAATGGTCAGGGGGTGATGAAGGTCTCCAGTGGCAAAATGACCCTACCCGGACGCAAGCAAATTTATCGCCGTCCCAGTGGGGATTGCCTTGCCCTTGCCAGCGAGGAAAATGTTTGGGGCAGACCGCTCCTCGAACCCGTCATGAAGGCAGGGCGCCCCCTCTCTCCCCCGGAGTCTTTGGCGACAATTCGCGATCGCCACCGTGCCAGCCTAGCAGAGTTGCCCGAGACCCTCTTGGATGTGACCCAGCCCGTGGTTTATTCCCCTGCCCTTGACACCCTGATTCAACAATTACGCCACCGCCCATGA
- a CDS encoding photosystem II reaction center protein K encodes MIDALVLVAKLPEAYAIFDPLVDVLPVIPVLFLALAFVWQAAVGFR; translated from the coding sequence ATGATTGATGCTTTAGTTTTGGTTGCTAAACTCCCGGAAGCCTACGCCATTTTTGATCCCCTCGTGGATGTGCTGCCGGTAATTCCTGTGCTCTTTTTGGCCTTGGCCTTTGTTTGGCAAGCCGCTGTCGGTTTCCGTTAA
- the tadA gene encoding tRNA adenosine(34) deaminase TadA — MPDILPLSETDPHDFWMQQAIALAAQAGAADEVPVGAVIVSAENELIATGENRRQRDHDPTAHAEIIALRRAGQRLGTWYLTGCRLYVTLEPCPMCAAAIVQARIHTLIYGTTDPKAGAIDSVLQLPQSPAVFHRLQVISGVQAAACRQQLQTWFRQHRQKERQ, encoded by the coding sequence ATGCCAGACATTCTCCCTTTATCCGAAACAGACCCGCATGACTTTTGGATGCAACAGGCGATCGCCCTCGCAGCACAGGCAGGAGCCGCCGATGAAGTGCCCGTAGGCGCGGTGATTGTCAGTGCCGAGAATGAACTCATTGCCACGGGGGAAAATCGCCGCCAGCGAGATCATGACCCCACTGCCCATGCGGAAATCATTGCCCTCCGCCGCGCGGGTCAACGTCTAGGTACGTGGTATTTAACGGGCTGCCGCCTCTATGTGACCCTAGAACCCTGCCCGATGTGTGCCGCTGCCATTGTTCAAGCCCGCATTCACACCCTCATCTACGGGACGACCGATCCAAAAGCAGGGGCCATTGATTCAGTGCTGCAACTTCCGCAAAGCCCAGCGGTGTTCCACCGGCTTCAGGTGATTAGCGGGGTTCAGGCGGCGGCCTGTCGGCAGCAGTTGCAAACGTGGTTTCGCCAGCATCGTCAGAAAGAACGGCAATAA
- a CDS encoding glycosyltransferase family 2 protein, whose amino-acid sequence MAITLCMIVRDEAARLPRCLASVVGVVDEAVIVDTGSQDETVAIARQWGARVYEVPWQEDFAAARNIALQYVTTEWVLVLDADETLTPSFAAVLPEICRQPNWLVVILLRQELGVVPPYTYVSRLFRHHPDLFFQRPYHETIDDSVLALQQREPHWQIGQVNRVAIVHSGYLGSQRQQKQERAERIMRRHLEQHPEDAYLWSKLAGVYLAKGAWQQAQHCLEQGLKVKSVPPAVAYELHYQRGNLYAERGEWPAAIQAYETALRTPTPAVMHLATYLRLAEAQKQLKRWGDALATYDRLQAVDPTCALAYQNQGALLLRLGQVRPALDKLQQAIHLLQVQNPQEAQRLSQELQAMGLL is encoded by the coding sequence ATGGCCATTACCCTCTGTATGATTGTCCGGGATGAGGCGGCACGCTTACCCCGATGCCTTGCCAGTGTGGTTGGTGTGGTGGATGAGGCGGTGATTGTGGATACGGGGTCACAGGATGAAACGGTGGCGATCGCCCGCCAGTGGGGAGCACGGGTCTATGAAGTTCCTTGGCAAGAGGATTTTGCTGCCGCTCGCAACATTGCCCTGCAATATGTCACTACCGAGTGGGTACTGGTTCTCGATGCGGATGAAACGCTGACACCGTCCTTTGCCGCCGTGCTGCCTGAGATCTGTCGACAACCGAATTGGCTGGTGGTGATATTGCTGCGGCAGGAATTGGGCGTTGTGCCCCCCTATACTTATGTGTCGCGCCTCTTTCGTCACCATCCCGACCTCTTTTTTCAGCGTCCGTACCACGAAACGATTGATGACAGCGTTCTTGCCCTGCAACAGCGGGAACCCCATTGGCAAATTGGTCAAGTTAACCGTGTGGCCATTGTGCACAGTGGCTACCTTGGTTCCCAGCGACAACAAAAGCAGGAACGGGCGGAGCGGATCATGCGCCGCCACCTTGAGCAGCACCCTGAGGATGCCTACCTGTGGAGTAAATTGGCAGGGGTGTATCTGGCTAAAGGAGCTTGGCAGCAGGCTCAGCACTGTCTGGAGCAGGGGCTAAAGGTCAAAAGCGTCCCCCCCGCCGTTGCCTACGAACTCCACTATCAACGGGGCAATCTCTATGCCGAACGCGGTGAGTGGCCGGCAGCAATCCAAGCTTATGAAACCGCCCTCAGAACCCCCACCCCTGCGGTGATGCATCTGGCAACCTATCTGCGGCTGGCGGAGGCCCAAAAGCAATTGAAACGCTGGGGCGATGCCCTTGCCACCTACGATCGCCTGCAAGCCGTGGATCCCACCTGTGCCTTAGCCTATCAAAATCAGGGGGCACTGCTGCTGCGTTTAGGACAAGTCAGACCGGCCCTTGACAAACTGCAGCAAGCCATTCATTTACTGCAGGTTCAAAATCCCCAAGAAGCGCAACGCCTCAGCCAAGAACTGCAAGCCATGGGACTGCTGTAG
- the recJ gene encoding single-stranded-DNA-specific exonuclease RecJ, which translates to MQRPWQSCSAHPAPLDFIEQVKSLHPDAGAITAQLLWQRGYRDLHRQVPAFLNWRHYQPASPFEFPEMQAALARLQKALNNQENVAIWGDFDTDGVTATAVLWEGLKPLLGAQLVDFYIPNRQQDSHGLSPHGLEELQQKGVSLIITCDTGCTNGAEIAFARQLGMEVIVTDHHTLEPTPLGAVALINPRQLPWEHPLRHLSGVGVAYKFLEAVYATWPEKTQGYALENLLDLVAIGLIADLVELRDECRYLAQRGLEQLGKRQPLRPGIAVLLQGASKDTARQRQISFTVAPRLNAVSRVEGDVRPLITLLTTQDWRQARQLAQHIEKVNAERQRRQKEIAQMAHAKVAQLDLSASRVILLTDNSWPLSLLGLVANEIVKTYGRPAILLQTNPETGMAAGSARSDGFVDLYEALYSQRHLFEGFGGHPYAAGFRLKVAHIPLLEAALNQFLAQQEGTASATPQPLRIDLEVTLDQLNERLFRELEVLAPFDSTHHPLPRLLVRNVELTQLRDNTADNGSKKRYVSMLLHDGQHTFPAKWWDHQIGDCPKARCDLVIELEQWQKSLSAVIKELRPNATNVIQSASFQSLMDYRDRPHEASGKGLRVETCPTSRESWRQWIQRAKREQQPLILAYSLPPEQDALKVWQVFLTLCQQASQQGTSLQREELREHLGIEAATLNYALNVLETLGVQVMQSGEEFWCEWPPEVKSSPHTAVALETFTAAIAEENFRRRYFAAAPLPALQETH; encoded by the coding sequence ATGCAGCGTCCTTGGCAATCCTGTTCTGCTCACCCTGCCCCCTTAGACTTTATCGAGCAAGTCAAGAGCCTCCACCCCGATGCGGGGGCAATCACTGCCCAGTTGCTTTGGCAGCGGGGCTATCGCGATCTTCATCGGCAAGTGCCCGCTTTTTTAAATTGGCGACACTACCAACCTGCCTCTCCCTTTGAGTTTCCAGAAATGCAAGCTGCCCTAGCCCGTTTGCAGAAAGCCCTAAACAATCAAGAAAACGTTGCCATTTGGGGAGACTTTGACACCGATGGGGTCACGGCCACCGCCGTTCTCTGGGAAGGGCTAAAACCGCTTTTGGGGGCGCAATTGGTGGACTTTTATATTCCAAATCGCCAGCAAGATTCCCATGGTCTCTCGCCCCATGGCCTTGAGGAGCTTCAGCAAAAAGGAGTTTCCCTGATCATTACCTGTGATACGGGCTGTACCAATGGTGCTGAAATTGCCTTTGCCCGTCAGTTGGGGATGGAGGTGATTGTTACCGATCACCACACCCTTGAACCCACACCCTTGGGGGCTGTGGCGCTGATCAATCCGCGGCAGTTGCCTTGGGAGCATCCCCTGCGCCATTTATCCGGGGTTGGCGTTGCCTACAAGTTCTTGGAAGCCGTTTACGCAACATGGCCAGAGAAAACCCAAGGGTATGCCCTCGAAAACCTCCTTGATTTGGTGGCCATTGGCCTGATTGCCGACTTGGTTGAATTGAGGGATGAGTGCCGCTACCTTGCCCAGCGCGGCCTAGAACAACTCGGCAAGCGTCAGCCCCTCCGCCCGGGGATTGCTGTCCTTTTGCAGGGCGCGTCCAAAGACACGGCTCGGCAACGGCAGATTAGTTTTACCGTCGCACCCCGCCTCAATGCTGTCAGTCGTGTAGAGGGAGATGTGCGGCCTTTGATTACGCTGTTGACCACCCAAGATTGGCGTCAAGCACGGCAGTTGGCACAGCACATTGAAAAAGTGAATGCAGAACGGCAGCGACGCCAAAAAGAGATTGCTCAGATGGCTCATGCCAAAGTCGCTCAGTTGGACCTCTCAGCATCGCGGGTGATTCTCCTCACCGATAACAGTTGGCCCTTGAGTCTTTTGGGGCTAGTGGCAAACGAGATTGTCAAAACCTATGGCCGCCCCGCCATTTTGCTTCAGACAAATCCAGAAACGGGAATGGCCGCAGGTTCAGCGCGGTCTGATGGCTTTGTGGACCTCTATGAGGCACTCTATAGCCAACGGCACTTATTTGAGGGGTTTGGCGGGCATCCCTATGCAGCGGGCTTTCGGCTGAAGGTGGCGCATATTCCCCTTTTGGAAGCCGCCCTCAACCAATTCTTGGCACAGCAGGAGGGCACAGCTAGCGCCACACCGCAACCCTTGCGGATTGACTTGGAAGTGACCTTGGATCAACTCAATGAGCGATTGTTCAGGGAACTGGAAGTGTTGGCTCCCTTTGATTCAACTCACCATCCCTTGCCGCGATTGCTGGTGCGAAATGTGGAACTCACCCAACTGAGGGATAACACGGCTGACAACGGTAGCAAGAAAAGATATGTCTCCATGCTGCTCCACGACGGCCAGCACACCTTTCCTGCCAAGTGGTGGGATCATCAAATAGGGGATTGTCCCAAAGCACGCTGTGATCTGGTGATTGAGCTAGAGCAGTGGCAAAAGTCCCTATCAGCCGTCATTAAAGAGCTGCGACCCAATGCAACGAATGTCATCCAATCGGCGTCTTTTCAGTCCCTCATGGATTATCGCGATCGCCCCCACGAGGCAAGCGGCAAGGGTCTGCGCGTCGAAACTTGCCCGACATCACGGGAAAGCTGGCGCCAGTGGATTCAGCGAGCGAAAAGGGAACAGCAACCTTTAATTCTGGCCTACTCTCTCCCCCCAGAGCAGGACGCCCTAAAAGTCTGGCAGGTATTTTTGACGTTATGCCAACAAGCCAGTCAACAGGGAACATCTTTACAACGCGAGGAGTTGCGGGAACACCTTGGCATTGAAGCGGCCACCTTGAACTATGCCCTCAATGTGCTGGAGACACTGGGGGTTCAAGTTATGCAGAGCGGAGAAGAGTTTTGGTGTGAATGGCCACCTGAAGTGAAGTCTTCCCCCCATACGGCGGTGGCCTTAGAGACCTTCACAGCAGCGATCGCCGAGGAAAATTTCCGTCGTCGCTATTTCGCTGCCGCCCCCCTCCCAGCGCTTCAGGAAACACATTAA